TAGAGCTCGGAGGACTCGAGCAGCGCCTTGGAGGGAATACACCCCGCGTTCAGGCAGGTGCCGCCGAAGGCGTAGGTGCCGTCGTAGTTCTTCCAGGCGTCGATGCAGGCGGTCTTCAGTCCGTTCTGGGCAGCGCGGATGGCGGCGACGTACCCCGCCGGACCGCCGCCGATGACGACGACGTCGTAGCTGTTGCTCACGCGTATCTCCTTAAGCCGTGAGGCGTAGGTGGGGATCCCGAACCTTAGTTCACAAGCCGATCAGACTTGCAGCATCAGGCGCGCCGGGTCCTCCAACATCTCTTTGACGGCCACGAGGAACAGCACGGCCTCGCGTCCGTCAATGATGCGGTGGTCGTAGGAGAGCGCGATGTACATCATCGGCCGCGGCACCACCTGGCCGTCCACCACCATGGGACGCTCCTGGATCTTGTGCATGCCGAGAATCGCGCTCTGCGGCGGGTTCAGGATCGGCGTCGACATGAGCGAGCCGAACACGCCGCCGTTGGTGATCGTGAAGGTACCGCCGGTGAGTTCCTCGAGGGTGATGGCGCCCTCCCGCGCGCGAGTGGCGTAGTCCACCACGCCCTGCTCGATCTGAGAGAAAGCCATTTGGCCGGCTTCGCGCAGGACGGGCACTACCAGACCGCGCTCCGTGGACACGGCCACGCCGATGTCCTGGTACTCGTGGAAGACGATGTCCCCGCCCTCCACCGAGGCGTTCACCACGGGGTAGCGGCGCAGCGCTTCCACAGCTGCCTTGACAAAGAACGACATGAAGCCCAAGCGCACGCCATGAGCCTTTTCAAAGCTCTCTTTGTAACGCTTGCGTAAGGCCATCACCTCCGTCAGATCCACCTCGTTGAAGGAAGTGAGGATGGCGGCCGTCTGCTGCGCCTCGACCATGCGCTCGGCGATGCGCGTGCGCAGGCGCGTCATCGGCACCCGGCGCTCGGCGCGCGACCCGGGCGCTGGCAGATCCACGGCGGGTGAAGCGTCGTTGGCCGGCCCGGAGCTGCCCGAGGTGATGAAGGCCTGCACGTCGCCCTTGGTCACCCGGCCCGCCCGACCGCTCGCCGGTACGGACTGGGGATCCACGCCGTGCTCGCCTGCGAGACGGCGGGCAGCGGGCCCCATGCGAGGCGCCTCGGACGGGGCAGCCGCCTCTTCCGCCGCTGGCGCCGGTGCCGCCGCGGCGGCAGGTGCTGGCGCAGCGGCGGGCGCCGCTTCTGCCGTCGCGGTCTCATCCAGCACCGCGAGGATCTCGCCGCTGGTCACCGTGGCACCGTCCTCCACCTTCAACTCTACCAGCTTACCGCTGGCCGGGGCCGGCACCTCCAGCACGACCTTGTCGGTCTCCAGGTCCACCAGGTTTTCGTCACGTGACACGGCATCGCCGGGCGCCTTGTGCCAAGCGATCAGCACGGCGTCGGTCACCGACTCGGGCAACTGTGGGACCTTTACCTCAATCACGTTCGTTTCCTTCTTTCCTGCGATCTACGTGTTCAGTGGGCGACGCGCCAAGCGCGGCGGAGACCAGGGAGGTCTGCTCGTCGACGGGGCGACGGTAGTAGCCAACGGCCGGGGCAGCCATGGGTGCACGGCCAGCGTAGGTAAGCGTGATGTCACGCCCTTGGATAGCGCGCTGCAAGCGATGGCGAATCTGGTAGAAGGCACCCTGGTTGCGGGGCTCCTCCTGGCACCACACCAGTTCCTTCGCGTTCGGGTAGCTGGCGAGCAACGCGTTGAGTTCCGGATCCGGGAAGGGGTAGAGCTGCTCCAGGCGCACCAGTGCCACGTCGCCGAGCTCCATCTCCTGACGGGACTTGAGCAGGTCGTAGTACACCTTGCCGCTGCACATGACCACCCGGCGCACGCGCTCGCGCTCGCCCAATTCAGTCTCGTCGATCATCAACTCGAAGCGGCCGGATGAGAGCTCGTCGAGGGCCGAAACGGAGAGCGGATGGCGAAGCAGGCTCTTCGGCGTCATGACCACCAGCGGGCGGCGCATGGGCTGGCGCATCTGCCGGCGCAACATGTGGAACATCTGGGCCGGCGTGGACGGTACGCACACCTGCATGTTGCCCTGGGCGCACAGCTGCATGAAGCGCTCGAGGCGAGCCGAGGAGTGCTCGGGGCCCTGCCCTTCGTGGCCGTGGGGCAGGAACAGCGCCAAGCCACAGAGGCGGTTCCACTTCGCTTCGCCGGAGCTGATGAACTGATCGATCACCACCTGGGCGCCGTTGGCGAAGTCGCCGAACTGGGCTTCCCAGATGACCAGGGTGTTGGGGTCGGTGGTGGAGTAGCCGTACTCGAAACCGAGGACCGCCTCCTCGGACAGGAGCGAATCGTAGACCTCGAAGGTGCTGTTCGGTCCGTCCAGGTGTTGCAGCGGTACGTGCAGCTCGTTGTCGGCCTGATGGTGGAGCACGGCGTGGCGGTGGAAGAAGGTGCCGCGACCGCTGTCCTGGCCCACCAAACGCACGTCGTAGCCTTCGTTGAGCAGGGTGGCGTAGGCCAGGGTCTCGCAGAAACCCCAGTCGAGCGGGTGATCGCCGGCCAGCATCTTGCGCCGGTCGTCGTACACGCGCTGCACACGCGGGTGCAGTTTGATGTGCTCCGGCACGCTCAGCATCTGCGTGCCGAGGGCCTGCAGACGCTCAGCCTCGGCGTCGGTCTGGGCGCCGCGCTGCACCTCAGCGGTCTCCTCCTGACCGCCCTTGGCGAAGTACGGGGACCAGTCCACCGTGTGTTCGTTGCCGACCATCTCCCGCGGCGAGATCAGGGCGATGCGCCCATCGTCGAGGGCCTGGCGGTACTCGTCCACCTGGTCGCGCACGAAGTCCTGGTCGACCACGCCCTCTTCCATCAGCTGCTCGGCGTACATGCGACGCACGGGCTTGAGATCGCGGATGGCGCGGTACATGACCGGCTGCGTGGCGGACGGCTCGTCCGCCTCGTTGTGACCGTGGCGGCGGTAGCAGACCAGATCGATCACCGCATCGCGGCCGAAGCGCTTGCGGTAGTCGAAGGCCATTTGGGTGACCAGGTGCACGGCTTCGGGATCGTTGCCATTGACGTGGAACACTGGCGCTTCGAGCATCTTGGCCACGTCGCTGGCGTAGGGCGTGGAGCGCGCATCCGCCGGGTTGCTGGTGGTGAAGCCGATCTGGTTGTTGCAGATCACGTGCACCGTGCCGCCGACCTGGAAGCCCGGGGTGCGCGACATCTGCAAGGTCTCCATGACCACGCCCTGGCCGGAGAACGCGGCATCGCCGTGTATCAACACGGGCAGGACGGCCTGGCCCTCGCTGTCCTTGCGCCGGTCCTGGCGCGCACGGACGGAGCCCGCCACCACCGGATTGACGATCTCCAGGTGAGAGGGGTTGAAGGCCAGCACCACATGCATATGCTCGTCCCCGACCGGAATGTCGGTGGAGAACCCGAGGTGGTACTTCACATCGCCCGTACCGAGCTGACTGCCCGCCTGATACAGGCCCTCGAACTCGCTGAACAGCTCCGCCGGCGGCTTGCCGAGGACGTTGACCAGCACGTTGATGCGGCCGCGGTGGGCCATGCCGATGACGAGCTCGCGGATGCCGCTGTCGCCGGCCTGACCGATCAGGCTGTGGAGCAGCGGGATCAGGGACTCGCCGCCCTCGAGGGAGAAGCGCTTCTGGCCCACGTAGCGGGTGTGGAGGTAGCGCTCGATGCCTTCGGCTGCCGTCAGCTGAGCGAGTAGATCGCGCTTGCGCTCAGCGCTCAGCTTGGCCTCGACGGTGCTGATCTCCACGTGTTCGCGCAGCCACTGGCGCTCGACGACGTTGGAGATGTGGGCGTATTCGATGCCGATGCGGCGGGTGTAGATGCGCCGCGCCAGGGCCAGGATCTCCCGCAGCTTCAGACGCGTGGTGCCCGCCAGGCCCTCGGTGAAGAACTCCGTGTCGAGATCGGACTCGCCGAGGCCGTGCGACGCCGGGTCGAGATCCTGCGGGGAATCCGCCGCCAGCAATCCCAGGGGATCGAGATTGGCGAGCTTGTGCCCGTGCAGGCGGTAGGCCCAGATCAGGCGCAGCACAGCCGACTGCTTTTCGAGAGCGACCGTGGAGCCTGCCGCGGACCCAGCCCCCACCTGAGGCTGTAGGGCGCGCGCCGCGAGGGCGTCGCGAATGGGTCCGTGGGGGATCTCACCGTTAGCGCCGTTGGCAATCCCGGCGAAATAGTCTCGCCAGGCAGGATCTAGCTGCTGCGGATCGGCGAGGTATTGTTCATAGAGAGTTTCGACGAGGGGCGCATTGGCGCCGAACAGGGGGCTGTTCTCGTATCGCTTTTGAAGGCTGTCGCTCATTGCTCACCCAGTTGCACGCGCGCCGCAGGCGACGGGTTGTGCGGGGGCTGTGGACGTCCTGACGTCGGTCGGAAAAGGGTTCTGCTAGCGTTCTTGCAAGCGACCGCGGGGGGCGCTGCAACAAGGCGACAGAAGTATAGCCTCCCCACGCTCCTTAAGAAACGCTTTGTGCTCTCATTGGCGAAGCTTATGCAGGAATACCGACGCAGGTCGCACTTGGTGCGGCTGAGCGATGTGACGGGCGGTGACTACACTGCCCCGCGTAGCCCGCAACCGCGCCCGCAGAGCACGCCCCGATGAGCGAAAACGCCGACCACCCACGCCGCTTCGATCCCGCCATGGAACGGGTGTACGCCGCGCTGGTTGACGAGGAGGACGCCCGCGCCTGCCGCGACATCTCCGAGGATGCGTGCCGGGTCGTTCCCCGCGCCTTCCTGGCCAACACCACCGCGCAAGCGATGACCGGGTTTGGCGATGCGATCATCAATCCCAAGACCACCCTGCCCT
The DNA window shown above is from Pseudomonadota bacterium and carries:
- the odhB gene encoding 2-oxoglutarate dehydrogenase complex dihydrolipoyllysine-residue succinyltransferase is translated as MIEVKVPQLPESVTDAVLIAWHKAPGDAVSRDENLVDLETDKVVLEVPAPASGKLVELKVEDGATVTSGEILAVLDETATAEAAPAAAPAPAAAAAPAPAAEEAAAPSEAPRMGPAARRLAGEHGVDPQSVPASGRAGRVTKGDVQAFITSGSSGPANDASPAVDLPAPGSRAERRVPMTRLRTRIAERMVEAQQTAAILTSFNEVDLTEVMALRKRYKESFEKAHGVRLGFMSFFVKAAVEALRRYPVVNASVEGGDIVFHEYQDIGVAVSTERGLVVPVLREAGQMAFSQIEQGVVDYATRAREGAITLEELTGGTFTITNGGVFGSLMSTPILNPPQSAILGMHKIQERPMVVDGQVVPRPMMYIALSYDHRIIDGREAVLFLVAVKEMLEDPARLMLQV
- a CDS encoding 2-oxoglutarate dehydrogenase E1 component, with amino-acid sequence MSDSLQKRYENSPLFGANAPLVETLYEQYLADPQQLDPAWRDYFAGIANGANGEIPHGPIRDALAARALQPQVGAGSAAGSTVALEKQSAVLRLIWAYRLHGHKLANLDPLGLLAADSPQDLDPASHGLGESDLDTEFFTEGLAGTTRLKLREILALARRIYTRRIGIEYAHISNVVERQWLREHVEISTVEAKLSAERKRDLLAQLTAAEGIERYLHTRYVGQKRFSLEGGESLIPLLHSLIGQAGDSGIRELVIGMAHRGRINVLVNVLGKPPAELFSEFEGLYQAGSQLGTGDVKYHLGFSTDIPVGDEHMHVVLAFNPSHLEIVNPVVAGSVRARQDRRKDSEGQAVLPVLIHGDAAFSGQGVVMETLQMSRTPGFQVGGTVHVICNNQIGFTTSNPADARSTPYASDVAKMLEAPVFHVNGNDPEAVHLVTQMAFDYRKRFGRDAVIDLVCYRRHGHNEADEPSATQPVMYRAIRDLKPVRRMYAEQLMEEGVVDQDFVRDQVDEYRQALDDGRIALISPREMVGNEHTVDWSPYFAKGGQEETAEVQRGAQTDAEAERLQALGTQMLSVPEHIKLHPRVQRVYDDRRKMLAGDHPLDWGFCETLAYATLLNEGYDVRLVGQDSGRGTFFHRHAVLHHQADNELHVPLQHLDGPNSTFEVYDSLLSEEAVLGFEYGYSTTDPNTLVIWEAQFGDFANGAQVVIDQFISSGEAKWNRLCGLALFLPHGHEGQGPEHSSARLERFMQLCAQGNMQVCVPSTPAQMFHMLRRQMRQPMRRPLVVMTPKSLLRHPLSVSALDELSSGRFELMIDETELGERERVRRVVMCSGKVYYDLLKSRQEMELGDVALVRLEQLYPFPDPELNALLASYPNAKELVWCQEEPRNQGAFYQIRHRLQRAIQGRDITLTYAGRAPMAAPAVGYYRRPVDEQTSLVSAALGASPTEHVDRRKEGNERD